The proteins below come from a single Streptomyces sp. SCSIO 75703 genomic window:
- a CDS encoding DUF5302 domain-containing protein, whose amino-acid sequence MTAEPVSTEGSEQAAAATPPVTPDDDGNHDLKRKFREALERKRGAQAGAAEGAANPDGSKVRAAHGPAASQRSFRRKSGG is encoded by the coding sequence ATGACCGCAGAGCCCGTGTCCACGGAAGGTTCGGAGCAGGCCGCCGCCGCGACGCCCCCTGTGACGCCGGACGACGACGGCAACCACGACCTCAAGCGCAAGTTCCGCGAGGCGCTGGAGCGCAAGCGCGGTGCGCAGGCCGGCGCCGCCGAGGGCGCCGCCAACCCGGACGGGTCGAAGGTGCGTGCGGCGCACGGACCGGCCGCGAGCCAGCGGTCGTTCCGGCGCAAGAGCGGCGGCTGA
- a CDS encoding sodium:solute symporter family protein, whose translation MALVIVVSAFALLLAAASLFSRRYVKSGEDFYLAGRRMPWWGIGPTIAAGLFGGTSMLVVAGNSMSYGVSAIWILAVPSWIGAFVATVFFARKVRRLRGVASVPDIVALRYGEGTRTVFTIVTIFFYVGFTTSQLLALGIFINGFTGLPLLPAMGATLLVGLVLAGASGFLGVVITDGIMCVILAIGVGVLAVSGVRWAGGWSGIVDTLAAESPGHLDLFSPSITPGIAMAYVAAFGLALVPQQDILQRFASAKDAGHAVRGGLFALVIFIPLYLFPVVAGLAATVWLPREGHDALPAESLVSWTAKTMYSPWVSAFLFLAVTAAILSTLTTTINSCALNVTKDIYLRVTGDRASPSRTVAVGRVSTVLVGLVALLFATVFDFILGALYLAFSIAFAGMLVPIVAAFYWRRANGYGASWSALSGSGFVILDFALRELGVSVPWPGEPYSLLIAFCISLTALIAGSLLTAPPPAHVLDELDRADDREPTATA comes from the coding sequence ATGGCTCTCGTCATCGTTGTAAGCGCCTTCGCGCTGCTCCTCGCGGCAGCGAGCCTCTTCTCACGCCGCTACGTGAAATCCGGCGAGGACTTCTACCTGGCGGGGCGTCGCATGCCCTGGTGGGGGATCGGGCCCACCATCGCGGCAGGTCTCTTCGGCGGTACGTCCATGCTCGTCGTGGCCGGCAACTCGATGAGCTACGGCGTGAGCGCGATCTGGATCCTGGCCGTGCCGTCGTGGATCGGCGCCTTCGTGGCCACCGTGTTCTTCGCACGGAAAGTCCGAAGACTCAGAGGCGTCGCGTCCGTCCCGGACATCGTCGCCCTGCGCTACGGCGAAGGCACCCGCACCGTCTTCACCATCGTCACCATCTTCTTCTACGTCGGATTCACCACCTCGCAGCTCCTCGCCCTCGGCATCTTCATCAACGGCTTCACCGGCCTGCCCCTGCTGCCCGCGATGGGCGCCACCCTGCTCGTGGGCCTGGTGCTGGCCGGCGCGTCCGGCTTCCTCGGCGTCGTCATCACCGACGGCATCATGTGCGTCATCCTCGCCATCGGCGTCGGCGTCCTCGCGGTGAGCGGGGTGCGGTGGGCGGGCGGCTGGTCCGGCATCGTCGACACCCTGGCCGCGGAGAGCCCCGGACACCTCGACCTGTTCTCCCCGTCCATCACCCCCGGCATCGCGATGGCCTACGTCGCGGCCTTCGGCCTCGCGCTCGTGCCCCAGCAGGACATCCTCCAGCGGTTCGCCAGCGCCAAGGACGCGGGCCATGCCGTGCGCGGCGGGCTCTTCGCCCTGGTGATCTTCATCCCGCTCTACCTGTTCCCCGTGGTCGCCGGCCTCGCCGCGACCGTGTGGCTGCCGCGCGAGGGCCACGACGCCCTGCCCGCCGAATCACTCGTCTCGTGGACGGCGAAGACCATGTACTCACCGTGGGTCTCGGCCTTCCTCTTCCTGGCCGTGACGGCGGCGATCCTGTCCACGCTCACCACCACCATCAACTCCTGCGCGCTGAACGTGACCAAGGACATCTACCTGCGCGTGACCGGGGACCGGGCCTCCCCCTCCCGCACCGTCGCCGTCGGCCGCGTCTCCACGGTCCTCGTCGGCCTGGTGGCCCTGCTCTTCGCCACCGTCTTCGACTTCATCCTCGGCGCGCTCTACCTCGCGTTCTCCATCGCCTTCGCCGGCATGCTCGTCCCGATCGTCGCCGCGTTCTACTGGAGGCGCGCCAACGGGTACGGCGCGTCCTGGAGCGCCCTGTCCGGCAGCGGGTTCGTGATCCTCGACTTCGCCCTGCGCGAGCTGGGGGTCTCCGTGCCCTGGCCGGGCGAGCCCTACTCCCTGCTCATCGCGTTCTGCATCTCGTTGACCGCCCTGATCGCCGGCAGCCTCCTCACGGCGCCCCCGCCCGCGCACGTCCTCGACGAACTCGACCGGGCGGACGATCGGGAACCCACGGCCACGGCCTGA
- a CDS encoding FAD-dependent oxidoreductase, with protein sequence MGAPLSADFRNGQVSFWRNTAGDLPARPPLEGDLQVDVAIVGAGYTGLWTAYYLKKARPDLRIAVLEARHVGFGASGRNGGWLSGELGGSRERYAAESSRDAVIRMQRAVVDSIDEVIDVAAAEGIDAGITRNGLLYTALTESQRGRLAKTVDYKRSWGYSEEDFRLLTEDEIRSRITVSGVRAMAFSPHGARIHPFALVTGLADAVERLGVRIHERTPVLAVEPRTARTPHGVVSADYVLRATEGFTAGLPGARRQWLPMNSVMIATEPLSERTWQRIGWDGFELLGTQGHAFLYAQRTADGRIAIGGRGNPYRFGSRTDVDATARPGDVDALWSSLTAMFPDVRGSAVAHAWCGALGVARDWCATVRLDHRSGIGIAGGYAGHGLAMANLAGRALRDLVLRRDSDLTSLPCVGRAVRSWEPEPLRWIGVQALYALYRRADHNERHRPDTSRLARVADAISGR encoded by the coding sequence ATGGGCGCGCCACTGAGTGCCGACTTCCGGAACGGGCAGGTCTCGTTCTGGCGCAACACCGCCGGGGACCTGCCCGCCCGACCGCCGCTGGAGGGTGACCTCCAAGTCGACGTGGCCATCGTCGGCGCCGGCTACACCGGCCTGTGGACGGCCTACTACCTCAAGAAGGCCCGCCCCGACCTGCGCATCGCCGTCCTGGAGGCCCGCCACGTCGGCTTCGGCGCCTCCGGCCGCAACGGCGGCTGGCTCTCCGGCGAACTGGGCGGCTCGCGGGAGCGGTACGCCGCCGAGTCCTCCCGCGACGCCGTGATCCGCATGCAACGGGCGGTCGTCGACAGCATCGACGAGGTGATCGACGTCGCGGCGGCCGAAGGAATCGACGCCGGCATCACCCGCAACGGGCTCCTCTACACGGCGCTGACGGAGAGCCAGCGCGGCAGGCTGGCGAAGACGGTCGACTACAAACGCTCGTGGGGGTACTCCGAAGAGGACTTCCGCCTGCTCACCGAGGACGAGATCCGGTCGAGGATCACCGTGTCCGGCGTCCGGGCGATGGCGTTCAGTCCGCACGGCGCCCGCATCCACCCGTTCGCACTGGTGACCGGACTGGCGGACGCGGTGGAGCGCCTCGGGGTGCGCATCCACGAGCGGACGCCCGTGCTCGCCGTCGAACCGCGCACGGCGCGCACCCCGCACGGTGTGGTGAGCGCCGACTACGTGCTGCGCGCCACCGAGGGGTTCACCGCGGGCCTGCCCGGAGCGCGGCGGCAGTGGCTGCCGATGAACAGCGTCATGATCGCCACGGAACCGCTGTCCGAGCGGACCTGGCAGCGCATCGGCTGGGACGGCTTCGAACTGCTGGGCACCCAGGGTCACGCCTTCCTGTACGCGCAGCGCACCGCCGACGGCCGGATCGCGATCGGCGGACGCGGCAACCCGTACCGGTTCGGCTCCCGCACCGACGTCGACGCCACCGCCCGGCCCGGGGACGTCGACGCCCTCTGGTCCAGCCTGACCGCGATGTTCCCCGACGTGCGCGGCTCCGCGGTCGCCCACGCCTGGTGCGGGGCGCTGGGGGTGGCGCGCGACTGGTGCGCCACGGTCCGGCTGGACCACCGAAGCGGCATCGGGATCGCCGGCGGCTACGCCGGACACGGCCTGGCGATGGCCAACCTCGCGGGCCGGGCCCTGCGCGACCTCGTGCTGCGGCGCGACAGCGACCTCACCTCGCTGCCCTGCGTGGGCCGCGCGGTGCGCAGCTGGGAACCGGAACCGCTGCGCTGGATCGGGGTCCAGGCCCTCTACGCCCTGTACCGGCGCGCGGACCACAACGAACGCCACCGGCCGGACACCTCGCGGCTCGCCCGGGTCGCGGACGCCATTTCGGGCCGTTGA
- a CDS encoding arginase family protein translates to MRNDQIEAMFDRATVIAERSGKRVERRAEALLRPGVPTFAEVDRVRLDGLRDYDAVFYGIPFEGFVVKDPRNFYPQGTAPAPGHDVYSRPGAYEAPTAIRKASLFYSIDHSNWLLPERGLVVGDHLRAGDLGDAPIGEQSPEEILEWLPGHIGEITRAGAVPLIFGGDHSVSLPTIAGIFAATGKKLGVVTYDAHYDLSWYPRYWAGSQWARAMELGALEPANLVHLGIRGVRNSHFWHAAAAELGTTVLTIDDIERRGVEDVSVEARERALSGCDALYVSIDVDVFDPAALPAQKYPEVGGLTAREMLRSLRTVLGDGRELAGFDFSCLGPAYDHQYHGAAVAGRCYIEVLAALAAGRKG, encoded by the coding sequence GTGCGAAACGATCAGATCGAAGCCATGTTCGACCGCGCCACGGTCATCGCGGAGCGGTCCGGGAAGCGGGTCGAGCGGCGGGCCGAGGCCCTGCTGCGGCCGGGAGTGCCGACCTTCGCCGAGGTCGACCGGGTCCGCCTCGACGGGCTGCGGGACTACGATGCCGTCTTCTACGGCATACCGTTCGAGGGCTTCGTGGTGAAGGACCCGCGCAACTTCTACCCGCAGGGCACGGCTCCCGCGCCGGGCCACGACGTCTACTCGCGTCCGGGCGCGTACGAGGCGCCCACGGCGATCCGGAAGGCGTCCCTGTTCTACTCGATCGACCACTCGAACTGGCTGCTGCCGGAGCGCGGCCTCGTGGTGGGCGACCACCTGAGGGCGGGCGATCTCGGTGACGCCCCGATCGGGGAGCAGAGCCCCGAGGAGATCCTGGAGTGGCTTCCCGGGCACATCGGCGAGATCACCCGGGCCGGGGCCGTACCGCTGATCTTCGGCGGTGACCACAGCGTGTCGCTGCCGACCATCGCCGGCATCTTCGCGGCGACCGGCAAGAAGCTCGGGGTGGTCACCTACGACGCGCACTACGACCTGTCGTGGTACCCGAGGTACTGGGCGGGCTCGCAGTGGGCGCGGGCGATGGAACTGGGCGCCCTCGAACCGGCCAACCTCGTCCACCTCGGCATCCGGGGGGTGCGCAACTCCCACTTCTGGCACGCCGCGGCGGCCGAACTGGGCACCACGGTGCTGACCATCGACGACATCGAGCGACGGGGCGTCGAGGACGTGAGCGTCGAGGCGCGGGAACGGGCCCTGAGCGGCTGCGACGCGCTCTACGTCTCCATCGACGTCGACGTGTTCGACCCGGCGGCGCTGCCGGCCCAGAAGTACCCGGAGGTGGGCGGGCTGACCGCCCGTGAGATGCTGCGTTCCCTGCGCACCGTGCTCGGTGACGGGCGCGAGCTGGCCGGGTTCGACTTCTCCTGCCTGGGGCCCGCCTACGATCACCAGTACCACGGCGCGGCTGTGGCAGGGCGGTGCTACATCGAGGTGCTCGCGGCCTTGGCGGCGGGCCGGAAGGGCTGA
- a CDS encoding helix-turn-helix transcriptional regulator, producing the protein MDHNDPSAVGRTIRSLRIQRGITMVQLGKRAGISQSYLSEIETGKASPSLTTLFALAEQLGMTPAGLLRPSVQEDEIVVVRAGEAADVYPVSDTTGDVHFRAVLRQGPLSMSEFVASPGDDLTGDFSHSGYEVIYVAQGSLVVTLSGHDPVSLGVGDTMSYPGELPHSWEIAGTEPVRVFQVLDTPAAHPPH; encoded by the coding sequence ATGGACCACAACGATCCGTCCGCGGTCGGGAGGACGATCAGGTCGCTGCGCATCCAGCGGGGTATCACGATGGTGCAACTCGGGAAGCGTGCCGGGATCTCGCAGTCCTACCTCAGCGAGATCGAGACCGGCAAGGCGTCACCGAGCCTCACCACCCTCTTCGCGCTCGCGGAACAACTCGGGATGACCCCGGCCGGCCTGCTGCGCCCCTCCGTGCAGGAGGACGAGATCGTCGTGGTCCGGGCAGGCGAGGCCGCCGACGTCTACCCGGTCAGCGACACGACCGGCGACGTCCACTTCCGGGCTGTCCTGCGCCAGGGCCCCCTGTCGATGTCGGAGTTCGTCGCCTCGCCCGGCGACGACCTCACCGGCGACTTCAGCCACAGCGGCTACGAGGTGATCTACGTGGCGCAGGGCAGCCTGGTCGTGACCCTCAGCGGTCACGACCCGGTGTCGCTCGGCGTCGGCGACACCATGTCCTACCCGGGGGAACTGCCCCACTCGTGGGAGATCGCGGGGACCGAGCCGGTGCGCGTGTTCCAGGTCCTCGACACGCCCGCCGCCCACCCCCCGCACTGA
- a CDS encoding aminoglycoside adenylyltransferase family protein, whose amino-acid sequence MDQIREILRLTDGVLGRDVIGTYLHGSAVLGGLRPASDLDVLVVSRRRTDEERRRALLRGLLGISGLDGGLRPVELTVVVQHEVRPWRYPPTGDFLYGEWLRATYEAGEVPRPGPMPDLALVLAVALAGDRALTGPPPARVLDPVPRGDLVRASLAGLPDLLDEVDGDTRNVVLTLARVWSTLATGRIRPKDAAADWALPRLAPEHRPVLEHARRLYLGSHYAEETWTDALRARVRPHVRHVLAEIDRAAGRPAGPEDAPRP is encoded by the coding sequence GTGGACCAGATACGGGAGATCCTGCGGCTGACCGACGGTGTGCTGGGGCGGGACGTCATCGGCACCTACCTCCACGGGTCGGCGGTGCTCGGCGGGCTCAGGCCCGCCAGCGACCTGGACGTCCTGGTCGTGTCCCGGCGGCGGACGGACGAGGAGCGCCGGCGGGCGCTGCTGCGCGGCCTGCTCGGCATCTCCGGCCTCGACGGCGGGCTGCGTCCGGTCGAACTGACGGTCGTCGTCCAGCACGAGGTCCGTCCCTGGCGCTATCCGCCGACGGGCGACTTCCTGTACGGGGAGTGGCTGCGCGCCACGTACGAGGCGGGCGAGGTGCCCCGGCCGGGTCCGATGCCGGACCTGGCGCTGGTGCTCGCCGTGGCCCTGGCCGGCGACCGGGCCCTGACCGGGCCGCCCCCGGCACGGGTCCTCGATCCGGTCCCGCGGGGCGATCTGGTCCGGGCGAGCCTCGCCGGCCTCCCGGACCTGCTCGACGAGGTGGACGGCGACACCCGCAACGTCGTGCTGACCCTCGCCCGCGTCTGGTCGACGCTGGCCACCGGCCGGATCAGGCCGAAGGACGCCGCCGCCGACTGGGCCCTGCCCCGCCTCGCGCCCGAGCACCGCCCGGTCCTGGAGCACGCCCGGCGCCTGTACCTCGGCAGCCACTACGCCGAGGAGACCTGGACCGACGCCCTGCGCGCCCGCGTCCGCCCCCACGTGCGCCACGTCCTCGCGGAGATCGACCGGGCGGCGGGGCGCCCCGCGGGTCCCGAGGACGCGCCCCGCCCGTGA
- a CDS encoding aldehyde dehydrogenase family protein, whose translation MTRPAGAPPPTYPVLLGGVPVPGQGWVHWPRGSAMLHDTYDVLALKARLDHGRAAPGDATDPRLAGKVARSTPEQVTAALAAARAAQPAWARVPLERRLGFVHAVHRRLRERADDFTGILVAEGHPLRVAEWALSAALDLTHPDTLDHARSLLRWEGEQAGRRIRLVRKPDGVVCLDPARNAPLLTALAGVPTLAAGNALVVNAPPSVPLGTVHVFHTVVAPLLAEHGAPPGTLSVLCAPARPVLRAWLASPDCDDVFFFGGSREGAELTRSCLEHGKKPVMEMAGNDALVVWRDAVLTGAVDAALERYHGSGQLCLAPKFAVVHPAVADAFTDLLRERVAALRVGPPEDPDVVLTPVVKRSQCQDVLDDALSHGAELLCGGEPVDVHGAPSPRGPFVRPVLLRVRGLDAAARMRAVAEETFFPLMCVIVPDDAPAGAPHTPATDTSGAPDTPVGDTAGPPDADRALLDTVLAFVNANRYGLRNSLWARDPYVVDRFTDEVTNGGVLKVNDSHIGTLPVLPVIGGTGLSGGVFGEANVPFLRTTRLQGISIGTGRPDHFDHLATAGPARHP comes from the coding sequence GTGACCCGTCCCGCCGGCGCACCGCCGCCGACCTATCCCGTTCTGCTGGGGGGTGTTCCCGTGCCCGGTCAGGGCTGGGTCCACTGGCCCCGCGGCAGCGCCATGCTCCACGACACCTACGACGTGCTCGCGCTCAAGGCCCGCCTCGACCACGGCCGCGCCGCCCCCGGGGACGCGACCGATCCCCGCCTGGCCGGCAAGGTGGCCCGCTCCACGCCCGAGCAGGTCACCGCCGCCCTCGCCGCCGCCCGCGCGGCCCAGCCCGCCTGGGCCCGGGTCCCGCTGGAGCGACGCCTCGGCTTCGTCCACGCCGTCCACCGGCGGCTGCGCGAACGGGCGGACGACTTCACCGGCATCCTCGTCGCCGAGGGGCACCCCTTACGCGTCGCCGAGTGGGCCCTGTCGGCCGCCCTCGACCTCACCCACCCCGACACCCTCGACCACGCCCGCTCGCTCCTGCGCTGGGAGGGCGAGCAGGCCGGCCGCCGGATACGCCTCGTCCGCAAACCCGACGGCGTGGTCTGCCTCGACCCCGCGCGCAACGCGCCCCTGCTCACCGCCCTCGCGGGCGTCCCCACCCTGGCCGCGGGCAACGCGCTCGTCGTCAACGCCCCGCCCTCTGTGCCGCTCGGCACGGTCCACGTCTTCCACACCGTGGTCGCCCCGCTGCTCGCGGAACACGGGGCGCCGCCCGGCACCCTCAGCGTGCTCTGCGCACCGGCCCGGCCCGTGCTGCGCGCCTGGCTCGCCTCGCCCGACTGCGACGACGTGTTCTTCTTCGGCGGCTCCCGCGAGGGCGCCGAACTCACCCGCTCCTGCCTGGAACACGGCAAGAAGCCCGTCATGGAGATGGCCGGCAACGACGCCCTGGTGGTCTGGCGGGACGCCGTCCTCACCGGCGCGGTCGACGCCGCGCTGGAGCGCTACCACGGCTCGGGACAGCTCTGCCTCGCGCCCAAGTTCGCCGTCGTCCACCCGGCGGTGGCCGACGCGTTCACGGACCTGCTCCGCGAGCGGGTCGCGGCGCTGCGGGTGGGCCCGCCCGAGGACCCGGACGTCGTGCTCACCCCCGTGGTCAAGCGCTCCCAGTGCCAGGACGTCCTCGACGACGCCCTCTCCCACGGGGCCGAACTGCTCTGCGGCGGCGAACCGGTCGACGTGCACGGCGCCCCCTCGCCCCGGGGGCCGTTCGTCCGGCCGGTGCTGCTGCGCGTACGCGGCCTGGACGCGGCGGCACGGATGCGGGCCGTCGCCGAGGAGACCTTCTTCCCGCTGATGTGCGTGATCGTCCCGGACGACGCCCCGGCCGGCGCACCGCACACCCCCGCCACGGACACCTCCGGCGCACCGGACACCCCCGTCGGGGACACCGCCGGCCCGCCGGACGCGGACCGGGCCCTGCTGGACACCGTCCTCGCCTTCGTCAACGCCAACCGCTACGGGCTGCGCAACTCCCTGTGGGCGCGCGACCCGTACGTCGTCGACCGGTTCACGGACGAGGTCACCAACGGGGGAGTCCTCAAGGTCAACGACAGTCACATCGGGACGCTCCCCGTCCTGCCCGTCATCGGTGGCACCGGACTGTCCGGCGGGGTGTTCGGCGAGGCCAACGTGCCCTTCCTGCGGACCACCCGGCTCCAGGGCATCAGCATCGGCACCGGCCGTCCGGACCACTTCGACCACCTCGCCACCGCCGGGCCGGCCCGGCACCCGTAG
- a CDS encoding EF-hand domain-containing protein: MTTLSGTDLLHHKIDLCFRHFDTDDNGVIDREDLLTLGAHLLSRFGEPVTSPKGTALMDGMARFWDALVAVADENGDGVLSREEYRACMTGAFVTSPDGFETSFRPLAEAVVTLLDTDGDGEVDEGEFRAWQEVFRTAPEDRAAAFQRLDTDGSGSLTVDELLTAVREFYVSPDAGAAGNWLYGPVA; this comes from the coding sequence ATGACCACGCTGTCCGGAACCGACCTGCTGCACCACAAGATCGACCTCTGCTTCCGCCACTTCGACACCGACGACAACGGCGTGATCGACCGCGAGGACCTGCTCACCCTCGGCGCCCACCTGCTCTCCCGGTTCGGCGAGCCCGTCACCTCCCCGAAGGGCACCGCCCTGATGGACGGCATGGCGCGCTTCTGGGACGCCCTCGTGGCCGTCGCCGACGAGAACGGCGACGGCGTACTCTCCCGCGAGGAGTACCGGGCGTGCATGACCGGCGCGTTCGTCACCTCGCCCGACGGCTTCGAGACCTCCTTCCGGCCACTGGCCGAGGCGGTCGTGACCCTGCTCGACACCGACGGCGACGGCGAGGTGGACGAGGGGGAGTTCCGGGCCTGGCAGGAGGTCTTCCGCACCGCGCCCGAGGACCGGGCCGCCGCCTTCCAGCGGCTCGACACCGACGGCAGTGGCAGCCTCACCGTCGACGAACTCCTCACCGCCGTCCGGGAGTTCTACGTCAGTCCGGACGCCGGCGCGGCCGGCAACTGGCTCTACGGACCCGTCGCCTGA
- a CDS encoding aspartate ammonia-lyase: protein MSGDVTTVRTERDLIGSLPIPADAYWGVHTARALENFPVSGTPVSRHPHLVAALAAVKQAAALANRDLGLLDGERAGAIADACEEIRQGKLHEEFVVDLVQGGAGTSTNMNANEVIANRALEILGRPRGDYGHLDPHAHVNLGQSTNDAYPTALRVGLGDAADGLSAALSLLEDAFRGKAAEFAGFLKTGRTQLQDAVPMTLGQEFGAFAAMQAEDRERLREAQALLLEVNLGGTAIGTGLNAHPDYARLATRHLAVLTGRPLVPAADLVAATQDVGALVQLSGVLKGIAVRLSKTASDLRLLSSGPRSGLGEIALPAVQAGSSIMPGKVNPVMAEMVNQVAFSVVGNDVTVSLAAEGGQLQLNAFEPVIARCLFQGLAELTAACTLLATRCVHGISADRERLRAGVERSVGLVTALVPHLGYHRSTEVAQAALRNGTGVVEEIRVRGLMDDASLLDLLGDPARLVGPGA, encoded by the coding sequence GTGAGCGGGGACGTCACGACGGTGCGCACCGAACGCGACCTGATCGGCTCGCTGCCGATACCGGCGGACGCGTACTGGGGCGTCCACACCGCCCGCGCGCTGGAGAACTTCCCGGTCTCCGGCACCCCGGTCTCCCGGCACCCGCACCTGGTGGCCGCGCTCGCGGCGGTGAAGCAGGCGGCGGCGCTCGCCAACCGGGACCTCGGTCTGCTCGACGGGGAGCGGGCGGGGGCGATCGCCGACGCCTGCGAGGAGATCCGCCAGGGCAAGCTGCACGAGGAGTTCGTGGTCGACCTGGTGCAGGGCGGCGCGGGCACCTCGACCAACATGAACGCCAACGAGGTGATCGCCAACCGGGCGCTGGAGATCCTCGGACGGCCGCGCGGCGACTACGGCCACCTCGATCCGCACGCCCACGTGAACCTGGGCCAGAGCACCAACGACGCCTATCCGACGGCGCTGCGGGTGGGCCTCGGGGACGCCGCGGACGGCCTGTCGGCCGCGCTGTCCCTGCTGGAGGACGCCTTCCGGGGCAAGGCGGCGGAGTTCGCCGGGTTCCTGAAGACGGGCCGCACCCAGTTGCAGGACGCGGTGCCGATGACGCTCGGCCAGGAGTTCGGCGCGTTCGCGGCGATGCAGGCCGAGGACCGGGAGAGGCTGCGGGAGGCGCAGGCGCTGCTGCTGGAGGTGAACCTCGGCGGCACCGCGATCGGCACCGGTCTCAACGCCCATCCCGACTACGCCCGGCTCGCCACCCGGCACCTGGCCGTGCTGACCGGCCGGCCGCTGGTGCCGGCGGCGGACCTGGTGGCGGCCACCCAGGACGTGGGGGCGCTGGTGCAGCTCTCCGGCGTGCTCAAGGGGATCGCGGTCAGGCTGTCCAAGACCGCCAGTGATCTGCGTCTGCTCTCCTCGGGCCCGCGGTCGGGACTGGGCGAGATCGCCCTGCCCGCCGTGCAGGCCGGGTCGAGCATCATGCCGGGCAAGGTCAACCCGGTGATGGCGGAGATGGTGAACCAGGTCGCCTTCTCCGTGGTCGGCAACGACGTCACGGTGTCGCTGGCCGCCGAGGGGGGCCAGCTCCAGTTGAACGCCTTCGAACCGGTCATCGCCCGCTGCCTCTTCCAGGGGCTGGCGGAGCTGACGGCGGCCTGCACGCTGCTGGCCACTCGGTGCGTGCACGGCATTTCCGCCGACCGGGAGCGGCTGCGGGCCGGCGTGGAGCGGTCGGTGGGGCTGGTCACCGCGCTCGTGCCGCACCTGGGGTACCACCGGTCGACGGAGGTCGCGCAGGCGGCCCTGCGCAACGGGACGGGGGTGGTCGAGGAGATCCGGGTGCGGGGGCTGATGGACGACGCGTCCCTGCTCGATCTGCTCGGCGACCCGGCCCGGCTGGTGGGCCCCGGCGCCTGA
- a CDS encoding M20 family metallopeptidase, with product MSTLKDRAAARLPGLSPLLLGLSHRLHAHPETAWEEHRAARWTGEALEGLGFTVEPGYCALPTAFRARVVNGPLNVAICAEYDALPGLGHACGHNIIAAAAVGAAGLLAPLADEAGLTVTVLGTPAEEGGGGKILLLDRGAFDDVHAAMMIHPGPLDVARAEPFAVAHNKIRYHGRATHAAAYPERGRNAADAFTVAQTAIGLLRQHLDAGTRVHGIVTRGGEAPNAVPELTEGRWYVRAGNLDELTELETRVNRCFEAGALATGCRLEIEPESPPYADFVTDEDLLALYLGNATALGREFPEPSEASRMNRASTDMGNVSHRVPAIHPYLGIDSLPAVNHQKEFAAHCAGPAADRAVLDGALAMAWTCLDLAARDDLRTRLLGGGEAA from the coding sequence GTGAGCACGCTCAAGGACCGGGCGGCGGCGCGGCTGCCCGGCCTCTCCCCCCTCCTGCTCGGTCTCTCCCACCGGCTGCACGCCCACCCGGAGACGGCCTGGGAGGAGCACCGCGCGGCCCGCTGGACCGGCGAGGCGCTGGAAGGGCTCGGCTTCACCGTCGAGCCCGGGTACTGCGCGCTGCCGACCGCGTTCCGGGCCCGTGTCGTCAACGGCCCGCTCAACGTGGCGATCTGCGCCGAGTACGACGCGCTGCCGGGCCTCGGCCACGCCTGCGGCCACAACATCATCGCCGCGGCGGCGGTGGGCGCGGCCGGGCTGCTCGCCCCCCTCGCCGACGAGGCGGGGCTGACCGTCACGGTGCTCGGCACCCCGGCCGAGGAGGGCGGCGGCGGCAAGATCCTGCTGCTGGACCGGGGCGCCTTCGACGACGTGCACGCCGCCATGATGATCCACCCCGGCCCGCTGGACGTGGCCCGCGCCGAGCCGTTCGCCGTGGCCCACAACAAGATCCGCTACCACGGCCGGGCCACCCACGCGGCGGCCTACCCCGAGCGGGGGCGCAACGCCGCCGACGCCTTCACCGTCGCGCAGACGGCGATCGGGCTGCTGCGCCAGCACCTGGACGCCGGGACCCGGGTGCACGGCATCGTCACCCGGGGCGGCGAGGCGCCCAACGCGGTCCCGGAACTGACCGAGGGCCGCTGGTACGTCCGGGCCGGGAACCTGGACGAGCTCACGGAACTGGAGACCAGGGTGAACCGATGCTTCGAGGCCGGGGCGCTCGCCACCGGCTGCCGGCTGGAGATCGAGCCGGAGAGCCCGCCCTACGCCGACTTCGTCACCGACGAGGACCTGCTCGCGCTCTACCTCGGCAACGCCACCGCGCTGGGCCGAGAGTTCCCCGAGCCGAGCGAGGCGTCCCGGATGAACCGCGCCTCCACGGACATGGGCAACGTCTCGCACCGGGTGCCCGCCATCCACCCCTACCTGGGCATCGACTCGCTGCCCGCGGTCAACCACCAGAAGGAGTTCGCCGCGCACTGCGCCGGACCGGCCGCCGACCGGGCGGTCCTGGACGGGGCCCTCGCCATGGCCTGGACCTGCCTGGACCTCGCCGCCCGCGACGACCTGCGCACCCGGCTGCTGGGCGGCGGTGAGGCGGCGTGA